Proteins encoded within one genomic window of Hevea brasiliensis isolate MT/VB/25A 57/8 chromosome 8, ASM3005281v1, whole genome shotgun sequence:
- the LOC131182101 gene encoding uncharacterized protein LOC131182101: MDKRIEAVDYISELPEHILHHILSFLPIKQITRTSALSKTLFQVWKTSPILEFNFYALFNGNQDRYYCQDFEIRERNIQQLYNFVEQILLSRCKQMDNLIKFTLVVTFIYERPEMVSTMDRWIGYALKSNAKHLKIQVGPSNDDENYKYCVPQTVLNAMSIQVLDLSHCKLHLPSIGNIKLPFLKKLSLTVVFADDDVISKLIVGSPLIEDMSFITCYGIKSLQIFDLVNLIQFCAKDIVHFERLKMETPNLHSFTLQGPTWPSVLKVTSLKNLKSLHIFSAPITDKWLYEQLNKFPHLECLSLADCPMLESIKISSSSLHKLRIDSCGNVAKLHIDIRNLYVFSYYGDIISFSSNNLTLPNVNLYIKSNNMDNSWYTRLIKLLDEFNQCFKMVTLESDTGENYIIPCEVRKLTPPPLHNVKELKLSMTTNRHRPIAELVDAMLWISPHLESLDIINFNVQSSFKFSYQKQIYEEECICYKSTPISCWKNCIKQVKIKQNFPAVPRREDECFMQVREREERNFAFSQDIWENISDSC, from the exons CTCCGATTTTAGAATTCAATTTTTACGCATTATTTAACGGAAATCAAGATCGTTACTATTGTCAAGACTTTGAGATCAGGGAAAGGAACATACAACAGTTATATAACTTTGTTGAGCAAATTTTGTTAAGCCGATGCAAGCAGATGGATAATTTGATAAAGTTTACACTTGTTGTGACTTTTATTTATGAGAGACCAGAAATGGTTTCCACTATGGACAGATGGATTGGCTACGCTCTGAAGAGTAATGCTAAACACCTGAAGATTCAAGTTGGTCCAAGTAATGATGATGAAAACTATAAGTACTGCGTGCCTCAAACAGTTCTCAATGCAATGTCAATACAGGTTTTAGATTTGAGCCACTGCAAGTTGCATCTGCCATCTATCGGTAACATAAAATTACCTTTCTTGAAAAAGTTGTCTCTTACAGTTGTTTTTGCAGATGATGATGTAATTAGCAAACTTATTGTTGGGTCTCCTCTAATTGAAGATATGAGTTTCATTACCTGCTATGGTATCAAGTCTTTACAGATATTTGATCTAGTTAATCTCATCCAATTCTGTGCAAAAGATATTGTTCATTTTGAGCGACTTAAGATGGAAACACCAAATCTTCACTCATTCACTTTGCAAGGTCCCACTTGGCCTTCTGTATTAAAGGTGACTTCCTTGAAAAATTTGAAGAGCCTACATATATTTAGTGCTCCCATAACTGATAAATGGTTGTATGAGCAACTGAATAAATTTCCTCACTTGGAATGCTTGAGCTTGGCTGACTGCCCTATGTTGGAGAGTATCAAGATTTCTAGTTCTAGTCTTCACAAATTGCGCATAGATTCTTGTGGAAATGTGGCTAAACTTCATATTGATATACGTAATCTATATGTCTTCTCATATTATGGTGATataatttcattttcttcaaaCAATTTGACCTTACCCAATGTTAATTTGTATATCAAATCCAATAATATGGACAATTCCTGGTACACTAGATTGATTAAATTACTTGACGAGTTCAATCAATGTTTCAAGATGGTGACTTTGGAAAGTGATACGGGTGAG AATTATATTATTCCTTGCGAAGTGAGAAAACTCACACCACCCCCATTGCATAACGTGAAAGAATTGAAACTTTCAATGACTACTAATCGCCATCGTCCAATTGCGGAACTTGTGGATGCTATGCTTTGGATTTCTCCACATCTAGAAAGTCTAGACATAATTAATTTCAACGTACAATCTTCTTTTAAG TTCTCATATCAGAAGCAAATTTATGAAGAAGAGTGTATTTGTTACAAGTCTACTCCTATATCCTGCTGGAAAAATTGCATAAAGCaagtaaaaataaaacaaaattttcctGCTGTCCCAAGGCGTGAAGATGAATGCTTCATGCAAGTTCGTGAACGTGAAGAAAGGAATTTTGCTTTTAGCCAAGACATCTGGGAAAATATTAGTGATTCCTGTTAA